One genomic segment of Bacillus oleivorans includes these proteins:
- a CDS encoding PAS domain S-box protein produces MSKVDSTKDLIKQINGYHAFINRSGELISHFSRSGISTYISPASLTLLGYESKELIGKSIFDFCHPQDQYLLEQIFSPFLQSDTEKKRTTFRIRRKEGNYIWVESTFIIIDSEELFCISRDVTEQKVIEEELKANQDKYQLLVDNLLDTVGIITLNGIWIYINEAGKRLFGTIRSEEIIGKSFIDLFPEKERNRIQECMERSLLNLSASLNEVTILRQDHQTKQVELKFIPTIYKEKKTYQVIIRDITERKKIEEKLQQTEKLSVVGQLAAGIAHEIRNPLTAIKGFTQLVKENYTDEYLSVVLTELEQIETIINDLLILAKPQVEIIQKVDIRDIIESSITLFHSQAILSNCEFIVNINFKNQYVVGESEQLKQVFINLIKNSTEAMPNGGNILINADIVEDMIKILITDEGVGIPKDRILKLGEPFYSTKEKGTGLGLMICNRIIKNHSGSLHIDSKVNEGTTVTIQLPRVP; encoded by the coding sequence ATGTCTAAAGTGGATTCAACAAAAGATTTAATAAAACAAATTAATGGTTATCACGCTTTTATTAATCGATCTGGTGAACTAATCTCCCACTTTTCTCGAAGTGGAATAAGTACATATATATCTCCTGCCTCTCTTACTTTATTAGGTTACGAATCTAAAGAATTAATAGGAAAGAGTATCTTTGATTTCTGCCATCCCCAAGATCAGTATCTACTTGAGCAGATCTTTTCACCGTTTCTCCAAAGTGATACTGAAAAGAAACGTACCACTTTTCGTATAAGGCGGAAAGAAGGTAATTATATATGGGTAGAGTCTACCTTTATTATTATTGATTCAGAGGAACTTTTTTGTATTTCACGTGATGTAACTGAACAAAAAGTAATAGAAGAAGAACTCAAGGCTAACCAGGATAAATATCAGCTTTTGGTGGATAATTTATTGGATACTGTAGGAATTATTACATTAAACGGTATCTGGATTTATATTAATGAAGCAGGAAAACGTTTATTTGGTACAATCCGGAGCGAGGAGATTATTGGTAAATCGTTTATAGACTTGTTTCCAGAGAAGGAAAGGAATCGAATTCAAGAATGCATGGAAAGAAGCTTATTAAACCTTTCTGCCTCATTAAACGAGGTTACCATTCTTCGCCAGGACCACCAAACAAAGCAAGTTGAACTTAAATTTATTCCAACCATATATAAAGAGAAAAAGACGTATCAAGTAATTATTCGTGATATAACAGAAAGAAAAAAGATTGAGGAGAAACTGCAGCAAACTGAAAAACTGTCAGTAGTCGGACAATTAGCCGCAGGAATCGCCCATGAAATTCGTAACCCACTCACCGCTATTAAGGGGTTTACCCAATTGGTAAAAGAAAATTATACGGATGAATATCTCAGTGTGGTTTTAACAGAACTGGAACAGATCGAGACCATTATTAATGACTTGTTAATTTTGGCAAAACCACAGGTGGAAATCATTCAAAAGGTAGACATCAGAGACATTATTGAAAGTTCCATTACTTTATTTCATTCACAAGCGATCCTTTCTAATTGTGAATTTATCGTTAATATTAACTTTAAGAACCAATATGTTGTAGGTGAATCGGAACAATTAAAGCAGGTTTTTATTAACCTTATTAAAAATTCAACGGAAGCTATGCCGAATGGCGGGAATATCCTGATCAATGCAGATATTGTTGAGGATATGATTAAAATCCTAATCACAGATGAAGGTGTAGGCATTCCTAAAGATAGAATACTAAAGCTTGGTGAACCGTTTTATAGTACAAAGGAAAAAGGGACAGGATTGGGGCTGATGATTTGTAATCGAATCATAAAAAACCATAGTGGTTCTCTCCATATTGACAGTAAAGTGAATGAGGGGACGACAGTTACCATACAACTCCCTAGGGTTCCATAA
- a CDS encoding AbgT family transporter, whose product MAQNFEKQKRSFFDRLLDSIEKVGNKLPDPIVLFFILCGITLLVSLIASLINISAVHPVTKETVEVINLLNGEGIVNMLTNMVTNFSSYPPLGMVLVMMIGVGLAEQSGFFSTLLKRAVVSTPKKVLIPSIILIAIVANAAGDAGPVVLPPLAATVLMAFGYHPLVGLVMAYASTLGAFAANLIIGMSDTLVAGFTGPAAQTVDPDYVANPAMNYYFIVASTFILLPVALWVTHKFTIPRFGTYTGEIEKMEAITPEESRGLKWAGISALLFVGVILALLLPENGILRNQETGSMIDNSPFINGIVPILTIFFFIPGLFYGFGAKTIQTSKDFGDMLGKSLSTMGPYIVLVFAAAQLLSFFNASNLGPIIAIKGAEFLQDIGLTGVPLIILFILFVACVNLLIGSASAKWAILAPIFVPMFMYLGYDPAFTQAIYRIGDSITNPITPMLPYLVLLLSFAKRFDPKIGLGTLISALFPYTVFFGIFWIILIVIWYLIGIPVGPEGPILLK is encoded by the coding sequence ATGGCACAAAATTTTGAAAAACAAAAAAGATCATTTTTTGACCGTTTGCTCGATTCTATTGAAAAGGTAGGGAATAAGCTGCCTGACCCGATCGTCTTGTTTTTTATTCTATGTGGGATTACTTTACTCGTATCTTTAATTGCTTCATTAATAAACATTTCAGCGGTCCATCCTGTTACAAAAGAAACCGTTGAAGTTATTAATCTATTAAATGGTGAAGGAATCGTTAACATGCTGACAAACATGGTGACGAACTTCAGTTCATATCCGCCGCTTGGTATGGTACTAGTCATGATGATAGGGGTTGGCCTTGCCGAACAGAGCGGATTCTTTTCAACGCTGTTAAAGCGTGCAGTTGTTTCAACACCTAAAAAAGTTCTGATTCCAAGTATTATACTAATTGCAATTGTTGCCAATGCAGCCGGTGATGCGGGTCCTGTCGTACTACCTCCGTTAGCAGCAACAGTCCTAATGGCATTTGGATATCACCCTCTAGTCGGTTTAGTGATGGCTTATGCATCCACACTAGGTGCTTTTGCTGCAAACCTTATTATTGGTATGTCCGATACACTGGTAGCCGGCTTTACTGGACCAGCTGCGCAAACAGTTGATCCCGATTATGTTGCAAACCCGGCGATGAACTATTATTTCATTGTCGCATCAACCTTTATTTTACTTCCAGTAGCTCTATGGGTTACTCATAAATTTACGATTCCGCGCTTCGGAACATATACGGGTGAAATTGAAAAAATGGAGGCTATTACGCCTGAAGAAAGCCGCGGCTTAAAATGGGCCGGTATTTCAGCACTTCTGTTTGTTGGTGTTATTTTAGCTTTACTACTTCCGGAGAATGGGATTCTGCGAAACCAAGAAACAGGTTCTATGATTGATAATTCCCCGTTTATTAATGGGATTGTGCCAATCTTAACGATCTTTTTCTTTATTCCGGGTCTATTTTATGGATTTGGAGCTAAAACCATTCAGACCTCAAAAGATTTTGGGGATATGCTAGGCAAGTCATTGAGCACAATGGGTCCATACATTGTTCTAGTGTTTGCGGCTGCTCAATTACTGAGCTTCTTCAACGCTAGTAATCTAGGTCCGATTATCGCAATTAAAGGGGCAGAATTCTTACAAGACATTGGACTTACGGGAGTTCCTTTAATCATCCTGTTTATTTTGTTTGTCGCATGTGTCAACCTATTAATTGGCAGTGCATCAGCAAAATGGGCGATTTTAGCGCCTATTTTTGTACCGATGTTCATGTATTTAGGCTATGATCCAGCATTTACACAAGCAATCTATCGAATCGGGGATTCGATTACAAACCCAATTACGCCGATGCTTCCTTATCTAGTATTGCTATTATCTTTTGCGAAAAGATTTGATCCTAAAATTGGGCTTGGAACGTTGATTTCAGCGTTATTCCCATATACAGTGTTCTTCGGAATCTTCTGGATCATCTTAATCGTCATCTGGTACCTAATCGGAATTCCGGTTGGACCAGAAGGACCGATTCTTTTAAAATAA
- a CDS encoding sensor histidine kinase, which produces MELTIHFFFNLSLIMVLLFVGVLWSEKLKSLRSIQITAAIIFILSLVICLLFTYPLHESYFLDLRLIPIIIGGLYMGLGPILAAIAIGLRAIYGLDSGFLFTAFYFLFIALLCFELSPWFLKKSSRKRILLSVIITFLLSLPEAITLILMDLFYPVFDVWFAYAIIQPLGVGMIAYFIEEIDKSILLRQHVIKAKRLEAVEQMGAAISHEIRNPLTAAIGFVQLLQDHTLSEEKRTQYLSILKNELQSAERVIQDYLTFSKPQINVHQPFNIHDELKHVVQLLEPTANRNSVQIVEDFSMWGTIEGDPQKFHQCMVNIMKNAIEAMPNGGILTVETKTTSSKVMIRIQDTGSGMSREQIDRLGEPYYSTKGDKGTGLGLMVVYSIARAMKGTIHVESEPGAGTTFELTFRTIPSTLENPETKEASEIGL; this is translated from the coding sequence ATGGAGTTAACGATACACTTCTTTTTCAATCTATCCCTAATAATGGTTTTACTATTTGTTGGTGTGTTATGGTCCGAAAAACTAAAGAGTCTCCGTTCCATTCAAATAACCGCGGCCATTATATTTATTTTAAGTCTCGTCATCTGTTTACTATTTACATACCCTCTACATGAAAGCTATTTTTTAGATTTACGTTTGATTCCAATCATTATTGGCGGCTTGTATATGGGACTTGGACCTATTTTAGCTGCAATTGCCATTGGTCTACGAGCGATTTATGGTTTAGACTCTGGATTTCTTTTTACTGCTTTTTATTTTCTATTCATTGCTCTGCTATGTTTCGAGCTTTCCCCTTGGTTCTTAAAAAAATCTTCCAGGAAACGAATTCTGCTTTCTGTTATTATAACGTTTCTGCTTAGCTTGCCTGAAGCCATTACTCTCATACTGATGGATCTATTTTACCCGGTGTTTGATGTATGGTTTGCGTATGCTATTATTCAGCCGCTTGGTGTTGGAATGATCGCCTACTTTATAGAAGAAATTGACAAAAGCATTCTGCTTAGGCAACATGTTATCAAAGCTAAGCGCCTAGAAGCTGTTGAACAAATGGGGGCGGCGATCTCCCATGAAATCAGAAATCCGCTAACAGCTGCAATCGGTTTTGTCCAACTCTTACAGGATCACACTTTATCAGAAGAAAAACGGACACAGTACCTTTCTATTTTAAAAAATGAACTGCAATCAGCTGAAAGAGTCATCCAAGATTATTTAACGTTCTCTAAACCGCAGATCAATGTTCATCAACCCTTTAATATCCATGACGAGTTAAAACATGTGGTTCAATTGCTGGAGCCGACTGCCAATCGGAATTCGGTTCAAATTGTCGAAGACTTCTCAATGTGGGGCACAATCGAAGGAGATCCGCAAAAGTTCCATCAATGTATGGTAAATATCATGAAAAATGCAATCGAAGCAATGCCCAATGGAGGTATATTAACAGTAGAAACGAAAACCACATCATCAAAAGTGATGATTCGTATTCAGGATACCGGATCTGGTATGTCCCGAGAACAAATTGACCGATTGGGTGAACCCTACTACTCTACTAAAGGAGACAAGGGAACCGGGCTTGGTCTTATGGTCGTTTATAGCATTGCCAGAGCAATGAAAGGAACGATTCACGTAGAAAGTGAACCGGGAGCAGGCACGACATTTGAGCTTACTTTTAGAACGATCCCTTCCACATTGGAAAATCCGGAAACAAAGGAAGCAAGTGAGATTGGATTGTAA
- a CDS encoding VOC family protein, whose translation MEPRITVITLGVDDLERSLLFYRDGLGLSTEGIIGQEFEHGAVAFFDLQAGLKLAIWNRKDIAYDTKMNQTGSSPTEFTIGHNVRSKKEVDQVMEQAKKAGATITVPAHETFWGGYSGYFQDPDGHLWEIVWNPQWEI comes from the coding sequence ATGGAACCGCGAATTACTGTTATTACATTAGGTGTGGATGATTTGGAGAGATCATTATTATTCTATCGGGATGGGCTGGGACTATCGACAGAAGGGATAATTGGCCAAGAGTTTGAACACGGTGCAGTGGCTTTCTTTGACTTACAAGCAGGATTAAAGCTTGCCATTTGGAATCGGAAAGATATCGCATATGATACAAAAATGAACCAGACAGGATCGAGTCCAACAGAATTTACCATTGGTCATAATGTAAGAAGTAAGAAGGAAGTTGATCAGGTCATGGAACAGGCAAAGAAGGCTGGTGCTACGATCACAGTCCCTGCACATGAGACGTTTTGGGGTGGATACTCAGGCTATTTTCAGGATCCTGATGGGCATTTATGGGAAATTGTATGGAATCCTCAATGGGAGATTTGA
- a CDS encoding LysR family transcriptional regulator produces MEFEQLEAFLAVSQTKNFTKAAELLHIAQSTVTTRIKLLEEKMNKKLFERNNRMVELTPAGINFLPFAQRIQELMYEGEKIVRSEGLFEGSIVFGSLQSLWEYVFPPIISAFRKEQPKIALRTITGHSNDIIQKMMDGFIDIGVVYIPPHHHEIEVVPYFEDTIHLFAHQNFVIKKDSIVTEDFNKLPYIHMNWGSPFTEWYLKSLGDVIYPLQVDNSTLFVKMLLSGEGIGFLPEYIAKGHVQENQLKKLPFTPTHPIPKRPAYIIYPKRKKAKVEQLLHFLL; encoded by the coding sequence ATGGAGTTTGAACAACTTGAGGCTTTTTTAGCGGTCAGTCAAACGAAAAACTTTACGAAAGCGGCAGAATTACTGCATATTGCGCAGTCAACTGTGACTACCAGAATTAAGCTGTTGGAAGAAAAAATGAATAAGAAATTATTTGAACGGAATAATCGGATGGTTGAATTAACGCCTGCAGGAATAAATTTTCTCCCCTTTGCCCAAAGGATTCAAGAGTTAATGTATGAAGGTGAGAAAATCGTTCGCTCTGAAGGGCTATTTGAAGGTTCAATTGTTTTTGGCAGTCTGCAATCTCTTTGGGAATATGTATTTCCGCCGATTATCTCCGCCTTTCGAAAAGAACAGCCCAAGATTGCGCTCCGTACCATTACAGGACATTCAAACGATATTATTCAAAAAATGATGGATGGTTTTATTGATATCGGGGTCGTATATATTCCGCCTCATCATCATGAAATTGAGGTGGTACCTTATTTCGAAGATACTATTCACCTATTCGCACACCAAAACTTTGTGATAAAAAAAGATTCGATTGTAACGGAGGATTTTAATAAACTGCCCTATATTCACATGAATTGGGGGTCACCCTTTACTGAATGGTATTTGAAATCGCTTGGCGATGTCATCTATCCTCTTCAGGTAGATAACTCAACTTTGTTTGTAAAAATGCTTCTTTCAGGGGAGGGAATTGGATTTTTGCCTGAATATATTGCAAAAGGGCATGTACAGGAAAATCAACTAAAAAAATTACCATTCACTCCTACCCACCCAATACCTAAAAGACCAGCGTATATAATATATCCGAAGAGGAAAAAGGCAAAGGTCGAACAATTGCTTCATTTTTTATTGTAA
- a CDS encoding MFS transporter has translation MKRNRLPKGVVLLFVNSLLMSMGFYALIPYLAYYITENLLFTPFIAGMVLMVRQFSQQGTTFFFGAIGDIFGYKMIISLGLFIRGVGFLMFAIATSIPGLLLAAIVSGLGGSLFEPASKAALTELTPLDERRRVFSIDKIIKNIGMVGAALAGAMLIEFPFYYLCFVSGGLFIIGGILTYFILPDINIHTDTPSFKQMLRTVIKDRFFVIFTCLMTGYWFMFIQLYLTIPIYAEELTGTPKIVSGLYFTFAALIIFIQYPIQSLIKNTQNAVCFGMMLMGFGLVTIGITANIAIFFIGFLLFAIGVMVAEPAIYDLTALSSQEGMTSSYFGFFYFSMAIGGGLSQGIGGWLLQTGKVIGIPSLLWYICGIVALLSISGLYWLFKYQRKAHLSCSNTSFN, from the coding sequence ATGAAACGAAACAGACTTCCAAAGGGTGTAGTTTTGCTATTTGTCAACTCATTATTGATGTCCATGGGATTCTATGCTTTAATCCCATACTTGGCCTACTATATTACCGAGAACTTGCTGTTCACTCCTTTTATCGCCGGAATGGTCTTAATGGTACGCCAATTTAGTCAACAAGGGACAACTTTCTTCTTTGGAGCCATTGGAGATATCTTTGGATATAAAATGATTATTTCATTAGGCCTCTTCATAAGAGGGGTTGGTTTCCTAATGTTTGCGATTGCTACATCTATTCCTGGTTTATTACTGGCAGCTATTGTATCAGGTCTGGGCGGATCTTTGTTCGAACCTGCAAGTAAAGCAGCTCTGACAGAATTAACCCCGCTTGATGAAAGAAGACGAGTATTTTCTATTGATAAAATCATTAAAAATATTGGAATGGTTGGGGCTGCTCTGGCAGGTGCTATGTTAATTGAATTTCCTTTTTATTATTTATGTTTTGTCAGTGGCGGACTATTTATAATAGGAGGAATTCTTACCTATTTTATTTTGCCAGATATAAATATTCACACTGACACCCCTTCATTTAAGCAGATGCTTCGAACCGTAATCAAGGATCGTTTTTTTGTTATCTTTACCTGTTTAATGACCGGATATTGGTTTATGTTTATCCAGCTTTATTTAACGATTCCGATTTATGCAGAAGAACTTACAGGAACACCAAAGATCGTTTCTGGATTGTATTTTACCTTTGCTGCTTTGATTATTTTCATTCAATATCCGATTCAATCTCTTATTAAAAACACTCAAAATGCTGTTTGTTTTGGAATGATGCTGATGGGTTTTGGGTTAGTTACGATCGGAATCACGGCTAATATTGCAATCTTTTTTATAGGCTTTCTTCTTTTTGCAATTGGGGTGATGGTGGCCGAACCAGCAATCTATGATTTAACCGCTCTTTCATCACAAGAGGGAATGACTTCGAGCTATTTTGGATTTTTCTATTTTTCCATGGCGATTGGCGGAGGACTAAGTCAAGGAATTGGCGGATGGCTCTTGCAAACAGGAAAGGTGATTGGAATCCCATCCTTACTCTGGTATATTTGTGGCATTGTTGCTTTACTCTCAATTAGCGGGTTATATTGGCTATTTAAATATCAGCGTAAAGCTCACCTTAGTTGTTCAAATACTAGCTTTAACTAA
- a CDS encoding RNA polymerase sigma factor encodes MSHQDLDIEEIYNLYYKDVYHFAIYYTNNKHEAEDITQETFIKAMKNLNSLQSLEKAKVWILTIAKNTAIDYKRKMRRISFFPAFFKEERLSAPSPEERMLGQDSWKYVQKALLKLKPQYRSILILRGIKEYSTQETAEILGITEEKVRMNYHRAKTYLKREVGSLEEGWEMINERK; translated from the coding sequence GTGAGTCATCAGGATTTAGATATAGAAGAAATATACAATCTTTACTATAAAGACGTTTATCATTTTGCTATCTACTATACCAACAATAAACATGAAGCAGAAGACATCACTCAGGAAACATTTATAAAGGCAATGAAGAATTTGAACTCTCTACAGAGTTTAGAGAAAGCAAAGGTCTGGATTCTTACAATTGCTAAGAATACAGCAATAGATTACAAAAGAAAAATGAGAAGGATTTCGTTTTTCCCGGCATTTTTTAAGGAAGAACGATTATCTGCCCCTTCTCCCGAGGAAAGAATGCTAGGACAAGATTCATGGAAATATGTGCAAAAAGCACTCTTAAAATTAAAGCCTCAATACCGCAGTATTTTAATTTTAAGAGGGATTAAAGAGTATTCTACACAGGAAACAGCAGAAATTTTAGGGATTACTGAGGAAAAAGTTCGAATGAACTACCATCGTGCCAAAACCTATTTAAAAAGAGAAGTTGGTTCTTTGGAAGAAGGGTGGGAAATGATCAATGAACGGAAATAA